The DNA sequence GCTTGTTCGATTTCATTCTCTAGCTGGTAGTACCCAAGCTCAGAAAAACGATCCAGTGCGTTAGTGAATTCCTGTATCTTGCGCGGAACACTGCCCATCGTGGCAGGATAGGTATCGATAATATGCACCAGCTGCCGATATTCAGGCAGGTCACCCTGAATATATTCCAAGACCGTTTTGTCTTCGAGGCCGTGGTGTTCCTGGCGGCTGCTAACAATAATAGAACCTTTACGCACTTGCACCTCGCCCTGGAAGTCCTTGTCTTCGCCAGAAAGAATATTGAACAAGGTAGACTTGCCGGTGCCATTGCGCCCGATCAGCCCAATTTTTTCTTTGTCTTGGATTTCAATAGCAACTCCTGTGTGCAGGAATTTGTTTCCAAAAGATTTTTCCGTAATAGTGGCAGATAGTAGCATGTTGTTCCTTGTCGGTGCTACTCAGTATAGCCTGGGTGACCCCTTGTCCGAAGAAATCGGCTCAAACTAAATTCTGTTACTGACGCTTTTTTGTCTTTGAAGCAGACTGCTTCTGTTTCTCGGCCCGATCGCGTTTGTGTCTAAAATGACTCTCTGCTGTCCCCGCAAAGGTAGCTACGCCCCCGGCAAGCGTACCAACAATCACGTTACCCTGGAGCGTAGTGATCGTAGCTACGATCCCGCTTACAAGAGCAAGCGGAAGCAGAATCTTGCTAGCTAAAGGCACTGGTGATGCAAGCCACATAGCAAGCGGCATGAAAGCGATCAGAATAAATAAGCTGCCAACTGGAGACATAGGCCTATTCTACTGCCAATCCTTCTGCAACTCGCGAGGATTTCTCACAACCGTAGAGTACGTACCATGGGAAGTTTGGTGGTGGCGTAGTGAGCCTCTAGCTCTTCAGGGGAGGGTACTGCCACCGTAGGGCCATATTCACTTATGCACAAACGTGCCATGATGGTTGCCGTATTACCTACCTCGTGCCAAGGCTTCTTGGCAATAATATCCAGGAGCGTGCCGGCAACCACCGAGTCACCAGCACCAGTTGTATCTACTATTGGCAGCGCGTCCTCCCTCTGTGCTCCTGGCGGCTCCCACCATGGGGCCGCTACGGCGTGAACAGTCAGGTCGTCCTCGTCACGCACATACGCTACGCTCATGTACAAGTTCTCATCCCGACCAATCGTCTCACCCGCTCCAAGGGTAATTACTGCCGACTTGCACCTTTGAAAGCGGCGCAAGTAGGCTAAAGCCGCTGCTTCGTAGTCCATTTCCATCAGCCCACTCACTTCATCTTTATTCACGAATAAATAAGTAACTGGCTCAAAGAGGTCTTGATTTCGTTCCAGCAATGATACTTGACGACCGTCCGTATCGAGACCAAAAGTATAAAGTGCCCCGGGCGAAAAACTTACAGGAGCACCATTATCGCTTACTTTTTTCAGTGTATTTTGTAATATTTGAGTCTGCTTGTCCCTTAGGAAAGTTGCAGCGTGCACTAGGGTGTCCGGCCGCTGTGCGGTTAGCTCAGTAACTCTAGCCGCATCCTGTTCACCATACTGGTTAGTTGCACTGTTGGGAGTGATTGAGTTCAGAATAAACCGGCCACCCCCTTTGTACACAATTACTTCAGTAAGGGGAGTATCGGCCCCAGGAATAACGCGCACTAAACCATCAGTATAAACACCCCTACGTTCCAGCTCTTCAAGCACACAGAGACCGTTGGGGTTCTCCCCCGTAACGCAGTTCATACCCACAGACGCGTGCCGAGCCATGGCAACAAGGGTGTTGGTGGCCGAACCACCTACATGCCTGTCTGTGTGCTCAGCCACGAATGTATTGTCGCTATCAATCCCGTAGTCTTCCCCCACTGCAGTGATTCTATCTAGATTAAGAGCACCCACACCAACAGCGTCAAGAACCGGGCTCTCTCCTTCTAGAAAACTCATAACTAACTCCAAAAGTCATTTACTTATTGAACGATCAGTCCGCTAGTATACATACCTGAAATGTAAGAATAAGTAAGTATAAATATCTGCTTCTCCAGAGTGCCAAAAAACGAATTAGATAACAAAAATTCATGATGTGCTGTTGTTTGTACGGCCGCCTGAGAATAATATTTCTAGTGCGAGACGGTAGGGTTTGTGTTCCTCGATTGACCCATCCATGCTCAGGAAAATCTATTGATGTAATGCGTAAGTGAGGATAAAATAAGAAAATGAACAAGGAGTATCTAGATTTTGCCACGTCCCTGGCTCATCAAGCTGGTGATATTATGCTCGCACATTTTCAATTTGGCGTGAGCTACGAGAGAAAAGCCGACAAGACTCATTTAACCATTGCCGACACTGCCATCAACAAAATGGTAGTAGACAAAGTGGCTAGTACTTTTCCTGAGCATAGGGTACTTGGCGAGGAAGAAAGCAGCGTAGCTAATGACAGTGAGTTTGTATGGGTCTGCGATCCAATCGATGGAACAACTTCTTACGTGTTTGGGCTAGCTACAAATGTGTTTAGCCTCGTCTTAGTTCACAAAGGTATCCCTTTGCTTGGGGTAGTGTACGATCCTCATATGAAACGCCTCTTTACTGCCGAGAAAGGTCAGGGCGCTTATATGAATGGCGAGCGTCTTAGGGTGAACAGCCTTACGGTCGAGGAGTCCGTCATTGGGTGCACGGGCAAAAGGTCCAAGACTGTAGACTCAGCTGGGCTTCATGCCGCTATTGAGCGCACAGCTCATAGAATGATGTTTCTGGGGTGTGTTGTTTATGAGGGCATGCTAACTGCCGCAGGACATATGGGCGGCCATGTTTACTCGGGCTCCAACCCCTATGACGGTGTAGCAAGTGCACTTTTTGTCAAAGAAGCTGGAGGCAAAGTGACCAACCTGCTTGGCGAGGACCAAAAGTACGATCGTGAGATCAAAGGCATAGTAGCTACAAATGGAGTTGTTCACGACGATATCCTACGCTTAGTCCAAAAGAGTTTACTTCAAAAGTAAAATAGACACTTTTTTGATACAGTGCCTATGAACTAATTCTTATTTCCGTCCGCAATATAAAAACCCCAGCTTTTGACTGGGCCTTTTTCTTTGGCAGGGGCTCCAGTTCGGTGATCGAACTCTCCTAGAGGATGACAGCATACTTTAGCAAGGCAAATTACTCTGCGTGCATTGCTATGTCATGGCGGCTAACGTACGCTAGATCTAAGATGAATTATGCACGCCGTCTCCGGCCGCTATTTATGGCGGAGTTTTGTATGGGTTTTATGTTTTATTGGCCCATCTTGTATCCCCTTATGAGTAGCAGGGGACTCGACCTACATAAGATCGGTTTGTTTTTGATATTTTCGAACTGTATCACACTCCTGTTGGAGATACCCTCCGGGTTGCTAGCTGACAGATGGAGCCGCAAGGGTGTGGCACTGGCAAGCATCGGCTCATTGCTAATCGGGACACTTTTACTCTCACGCGCACAAGTCTTTCTGGACTTCTTGCTCAGCGCCGTGTTTGTCAGCGCTTATTTTGCGCTCAGTTCAGGCATGAAAGAAGCTATGATGTATGATCTGTTGCTTGAATATAACGAACGTCCGACATATGAGAAGCAGCTTGGACGCTTGAAGGGTATTAGTGCCATTGGGAATATCGTGAGCTCGCTATGCGGGGGGCTCATTGCCGCAGCCACGAGCTTTGCTGTGCCTTTTTATATGACCGCCGTTAGCTGCGTGCTGGCAATTCCATTTTTGCTGCGCTTCAAGGAACCCCAATTGCACAAGGAGGTAGAGACATCGCGCCTTCTAAAGCACATTGCTGATTTGTTTCGCTATCTTGGAAGCCACAAGGAAATGCGCTGGCTCGTTATTACAAGTGTGCTGGCTGGCATTGAATTTTCATTTATGAGCGAGCTGGACCAGTTCTGGCCGTTGGCACTAGGGTTAGCCTTGGCATGGTATGGGCCATTAAACGCATTATTGATGGTAGGGATCGGGCTAGCTGAGCCTATAGCGGCATGGACAGCAAAGAATTATCGACGCAGCGCCATCATAGCCGCCGCATCGATTATTGCCGCTGTTGGGTTACTCATAGAAAATATTTGGATCGTTGCTTTTAGCGAGTTCCTATTGGTCGCCATGGCTACGTCTCTACGAGTTGTGCTGAGTGGACGGATCCAGGATGGGCTGCCATCATCGCATCGTTCGGGGGCTGAGTCGGCCGTGAGCACCATTGCGAGTCTGATTTTTATCGGTGTAACATTCATGTTTTCTCATTTGGCCAACACTTATTCCGTGTTTGTCGCGGCATGGATAGTGGTCGCCGTGGCAGTACTGACCGCTATTGGCATTTACTCGAGCCTGTACCTCCGCCAGTCCGCTACCGCTGCACCACCGCAAAATCAGTAATAGCTGACATACCAGCATACTTACCCAAACTTGCAACCTCCAGATGCCCCTGAAGGCTCTCATCAGGAGGAAGTTTTTGCCATACTTGAACAAATGGAGCCGCCAGTTACCCAGGCAGCCGAGCGATGACAGTGGGGAGGTGAAACTGATTTACGATTCGCTTTAAGATATACTTCCACTATGTGGTTTATCTTTTCAGCACTTGCTGGCTTGTTGTATACGGGCGATGGTTTGCTCCGGCGCCACTTTCTACGCAAGCAAAAGGACGCATGGGCATTCTCCTTTTTCTATAGTCTTGTCGGAGCTATTGTCAGCTTTCCCCTCATGCTCGCATCGCCCGTTCTGCCGACCTCGATTGGCCCTTGGCTGGGCGCACTGCTGGTAGGCTTGCTCATAGTTGGCAATAATCTTCTGTTATTCAAAGCCGCCAACCATATCGAAGCATCAATAATCGGCACTCTGTTCAAATTAAAATACGTCTGGATATTCGCGCTCAGTATCCTACTTCTTGGTAATGCTTTTGAGTGGACAAAACTCGGAGGCGTAATCCTGACTATGGCCGCGGGCATCATCATTATGCATCGGTTTAAGCGGCCGAAAGACAATACGGGCGTTTCTCTCGTATTGCTGGCTACATTGTTTAACGCCCTGCTTATCATCGCGTCCAAGTATCTACTGGACTATTTCAACGCACCAAGCCTAACCTTCTTTGCTACCTTTTTGCCCGCTCTGCTATTGAATTTTATTCTCATGCCCAGGGCAAGATCGCGCATAGGAAGTATGTTTAAGGCAGACTGGAAGGTAGTTTTTGGGATATGCGCCGTAGGGGCAGCAGCTAGCTTGGCACTCAATCAGGCGCTCTCTCTGCATGACGCAACGAGTGTCATTATCATTAGTGAGGTATTCTTGGTGCTCATTCTCGCGGGAGAGCACCTTGTACTGAAAGAGAAAGAACAGCTTTGGGTTAAACTTGGCAGTATCATGCTTGCGATAGCCGGCGCTGCAATGATCTTACTCTAAACTGCCAAAAAGCCACAGCTGCAGAGCTTTCTTGGAGCAAGCTCCTGTGAGAGAACCTACGACTTTAGTATTTTGCAAAGCAAAATCCTAGTCGTAGAACCAAGACTTGCAGCAAAGCCAAGACAAAACCCGGTCTTTCGACCGGGCCTTATCTTGGCAGGGGTGGCCGGACTCGAACCGGCAGCACGACTTTTGGAGAGTCGCCGCTTACCATTAACGAACACCCCTACGTGCTCTTACCAAATTCACTATAAATCATTTTAAGCAATTTGCCGAGAGCGCTGTCTAGATACCTTATGCTGACGCACCCCGGATATCCAATGCGTGTGTTCTTGCCAGTGTTTGGTTTTAAGTAAGGTTTATGGAACTGGGATATGGGAATTTCTGTTACTTTGGACCAGAACCGCAGCTGTTTCTCCTGGTTATGATATTCATGCAAATGTATCAGGGCTCTGAACTTGTTCTCCTGAATGGGGAATCCCTCTCTAAGTAGTGATAGGAACTTCTGGATCATGGCTGGGTCAGAGTTAATAAACTGTATACCCCCTCTTACATCCTTTCCTCCTTCGCACCAGAACAGGACAGAGCAGAGTAATTTCTTATGATCTAGGGATAAGGGTGCGTGCTCTACAATCTTGCGTGCACTCTCGCCTAGAAGATCGTCTCGCTCTTTATGTCTTTGTTTATTTAAAGCAGCGAGATGGGTAACCTTCGCTTGTTGGGCGACTCTGAGCCGCGCCTCGCTTCTATTCTTTTCGCCTTGGCTCAAATGCAAACCATGAGTCCATGAATATGCAGTTGATTTGGCAATCTCCAACTCTCTAGCTATCTCTGCAAACAAAAAGCCCTCTCGTCTTAGTGCTATTGCTTGAGATTTTATATCTTTTGAACGCATAAAATATAGTTACGTAACTTGTATACATTGTATATTAACACTCAATAACAGACCAGTCGGTTAGTACACTGCCTGGGGTAAAATTTCGCTTTGTAAAGCATAAGCTTTTTTGTATGATGGATTTTCATGCAAAACATTACATCACCCGAAGCACCAGCAGTACTCATGTTATATGGCCACCATGGCGAGCACCCGTGGGCCGAAGATATGTTTAGACGACCAGACCAGTTACAGGCTGGTTTTGCCGCCCAGGGCTTTCGGTTCGACATTGGGATGGCGCTAGACAAACCCACACCAGGCGACAAATTGCCGGAGCGGGTGCTGATTGCTCAGAATCCCCAGTATGATGAGTTTGGCGAAGTGCAAGACGCACACTTTCAGCCGGGCCGTATAGAAGATTATCCGGTGGTGATCGACCATTGGGTCGCAAACTTTCAGGACTTGGTAAAGCAACCAGATGGCAGCCTGCTGCGCACGGCCTACGGTATTGGTCTGCCGCCAGAGCGGTTGTGGAACCATAAAAGCATTCAGGGCTTTGGAAACCGCAAGGATTTTATGGATGAAGTGCTGCGCAGCGAGGGCGTAGCCATCGATACCTGGAATGTCCTGGAACTTGAAAAGCTGGGTGAGGTGCACGGCGATACAAAGGTTATATATAAACCGGTGGACGGGTCGCGAAGCAAAGGCGTAGAGGTATTTCCTAGCCTAAGTGCCTTGCGCCAAGCCGTGCAGATGGGCAGGTTGGCAACCAGTGGACTTATCCAGCCGTATTTTCCTATTCATACACCCATAGAAGGACTGGAGCCATCGGACGATGCGGGTGCCGAAACCATGAAGTACGCCAACGCACCAGACAGGGCTCACGAAATCCGCATGCATGTCCTGACTTCAACCACGGCTGATGGCGAGCTGCAAGTCGAAACCTATCCTTCCTTCGTATACACACTGCCAGATGTTGAATTTATGACGTCCGCCGGGTACGTTGCCCTCAACCCATCCTGCATCTCCGAGGGGTCATATATACATGACAAAACCGTAGCCCTAGCCAAAGCCCTAAGTGCTCGTGCCGGGGGCGATGGACCGCCTATACCGCAGTGGTATGGAGCATTCGACTGGTTTGCCGCCGGAGATATCAATAATCCAGAACACGTAAAGGCTGTCGAAGGTAACTGCCGCGGACCAGGCTTGGATGTACAGGCGGTAGCTACCCGCGAGGCATTTGTGCGAGTTCTGGCAGGCAGCGGTTTACGCAATATGGGTGTGAGATAGTTCACACACTAAACCCAGGCTTTGTCTTACTATGAACATGATTAAGCAAAAGGGGTACGAGCATGCACATTACACAAAACTTTCGTGACTATGGTAAACAGCTTTCTTTTATAGTCGCCACGTTACTTATAGCGCTGGTGGTACCAGCTTCGGCCGCAGCTGCGCCAAATCCGTGGACGGGCAGGCGAGTTCTTAATATTGCTCACCAGGGTGGGGAGTTTGAGGCACCGTCTGATACACTGTTTGCTTTTAAAACTGCCGTAGACAAGGGCGCAGATGTTCTGGAACTGGATGTACATGCTACCGCCGACGGCGAGATCGTTGCCCTGCACGATGCCACAGTAGACCGCACCACTAACGGCACCGGACGCGTAGACCAGCAAACGCTGGCGCAGCTAAAGGCACTAGACGCCGCCTACTGGTTTGCCACCAACTGTGGCACCTGCCATGACCAACCGGCTGGCAACTATACCTACCGTGGATATGCTACGGGCACACCCATTCCACCAGAGCTAAGCGCCTACCAAGCCAACGACTTCCGTGTTCCTACCTTGCGTGAAGTCCTGCAAACTTTCCCGGACAAGCTGATCAATATCGAAATAAAAGCCACCACGCCAGACACTACACCGTACGAAAATAAAGTAGCGGCCCTCATGAATGAGTTTGGTCGCAACACAGACACTATTGTCGTGTCATTCAACGACGCTTCTATGGCACTGTTCAAACTAAATCAGACAGCAGTCAGCGCCGCTCCCGGCATTGTCACCACCGGCGTTTTCTGGGCCGCTACCCAGAGTATTCTGCCCGGCATACCGCTGCCTGGCTACCACGCGCTGCAAGTACCCACCTCCTACCAGGGCCTCAATATTGTGTCGCAGCCGTTCATAACCAAGGCGCACAACAATAACTTGGCCGTACATGTCTGGACTATCGAAGATCGAGCCCAAATGGAGCAGCTGATCGACCAAGGTGTCGATGGCATCATGACCAATCGCCCTACACTTCTAGAAGAAGTCCTGACAGAGAAGGGTGTCCGATACGAACCGTAAGTGGCTTAAGAACTCATACCTACGTACTAAATACGTACCTATGAATGCTTAAAAAAATTCATCGTAGTGGGCCGCCCTGGGTTGGGGTTGTGGGCGGCCCACTACGATGTTTGTGTTCAGGGGTCCTAGACGCGCGCGTCGGCGACGATCAGGTTGGCGGTGCCGGTCGTGACCAGCGTGTCGAGCTCCTTGAGAAGCTCCGTCACGAACCTGCGGCAGGTGGTGCGGGCCATCACGCGCTGCAAGATGACGATCGCGATAGATACCTTGCCCTCGACGGATCCATTGTTCTCGACCCGAGCAGACTCGACACCGTCGACACGCTCCACCAGCGACTCCAGCACCTGGGCGGGCACCTGCGACAGGTCGAGCGCTCGGTGGGAGATGTAGTGGGTGGTACCACCCATGACGTCGTTGCAGTAGAAGTCTTCCGGCCTCAGTTCGATTTTCACGAGCATATGTATGCCTCCTGGCATGTCGTAGGGATATAGATGCAGGGTAGCAACCTTTCCTTGTGTGAAAGGCTCGTATCCTGCATATATATGCCTGAACAACTGAATGTGCTCTCATACTCTATGAGAATTGATATATTATACTATAAAATTAAAAATAAAGCAATATTTTCTCTGTAGATCATGTGTGCTTTTAAAAAATATCATCGTAGTGGGTGGCCCGGGTAGGGTTGTGGGCCAGCCCACTACGATGAAAGGGGTGTCAGGTGCTCTGGGGGTGGGGACAGGATTCGGCGACGTCGCCGTCGGCAGGAACTGTCTTCAGCTCCTCGACGAGCCAGTGCACGAAGCCCCGGGCATTGGACTCATAGAAGGGACCGGCTACCACCACGCTCAGAGACCTTCCATCGGCCACCACATGCGCAGAGATGACGTAACTGATGCGGGCAATTACTCGTCCCAGTAGCACGGGTGATAGCTGGGCAAAATCAACCCCTCCATGTCGGACTGTGAAGGTCGTGACATCTATGGACCACCGTCC is a window from the Verrucomicrobiia bacterium genome containing:
- a CDS encoding inositol monophosphatase, which encodes MNKEYLDFATSLAHQAGDIMLAHFQFGVSYERKADKTHLTIADTAINKMVVDKVASTFPEHRVLGEEESSVANDSEFVWVCDPIDGTTSYVFGLATNVFSLVLVHKGIPLLGVVYDPHMKRLFTAEKGQGAYMNGERLRVNSLTVEESVIGCTGKRSKTVDSAGLHAAIERTAHRMMFLGCVVYEGMLTAAGHMGGHVYSGSNPYDGVASALFVKEAGGKVTNLLGEDQKYDREIKGIVATNGVVHDDILRLVQKSLLQK
- a CDS encoding carbohydrate kinase family protein, with product MSFLEGESPVLDAVGVGALNLDRITAVGEDYGIDSDNTFVAEHTDRHVGGSATNTLVAMARHASVGMNCVTGENPNGLCVLEELERRGVYTDGLVRVIPGADTPLTEVIVYKGGGRFILNSITPNSATNQYGEQDAARVTELTAQRPDTLVHAATFLRDKQTQILQNTLKKVSDNGAPVSFSPGALYTFGLDTDGRQVSLLERNQDLFEPVTYLFVNKDEVSGLMEMDYEAAALAYLRRFQRCKSAVITLGAGETIGRDENLYMSVAYVRDEDDLTVHAVAAPWWEPPGAQREDALPIVDTTGAGDSVVAGTLLDIIAKKPWHEVGNTATIMARLCISEYGPTVAVPSPEELEAHYATTKLPMVRTLRL
- a CDS encoding MFS transporter gives rise to the protein MFYWPILYPLMSSRGLDLHKIGLFLIFSNCITLLLEIPSGLLADRWSRKGVALASIGSLLIGTLLLSRAQVFLDFLLSAVFVSAYFALSSGMKEAMMYDLLLEYNERPTYEKQLGRLKGISAIGNIVSSLCGGLIAAATSFAVPFYMTAVSCVLAIPFLLRFKEPQLHKEVETSRLLKHIADLFRYLGSHKEMRWLVITSVLAGIEFSFMSELDQFWPLALGLALAWYGPLNALLMVGIGLAEPIAAWTAKNYRRSAIIAAASIIAAVGLLIENIWIVAFSEFLLVAMATSLRVVLSGRIQDGLPSSHRSGAESAVSTIASLIFIGVTFMFSHLANTYSVFVAAWIVVAVAVLTAIGIYSSLYLRQSATAAPPQNQ
- a CDS encoding glycerophosphodiester phosphodiesterase; the protein is MHITQNFRDYGKQLSFIVATLLIALVVPASAAAAPNPWTGRRVLNIAHQGGEFEAPSDTLFAFKTAVDKGADVLELDVHATADGEIVALHDATVDRTTNGTGRVDQQTLAQLKALDAAYWFATNCGTCHDQPAGNYTYRGYATGTPIPPELSAYQANDFRVPTLREVLQTFPDKLINIEIKATTPDTTPYENKVAALMNEFGRNTDTIVVSFNDASMALFKLNQTAVSAAPGIVTTGVFWAATQSILPGIPLPGYHALQVPTSYQGLNIVSQPFITKAHNNNLAVHVWTIEDRAQMEQLIDQGVDGIMTNRPTLLEEVLTEKGVRYEP
- a CDS encoding DMT family transporter; translation: MWFIFSALAGLLYTGDGLLRRHFLRKQKDAWAFSFFYSLVGAIVSFPLMLASPVLPTSIGPWLGALLVGLLIVGNNLLLFKAANHIEASIIGTLFKLKYVWIFALSILLLGNAFEWTKLGGVILTMAAGIIIMHRFKRPKDNTGVSLVLLATLFNALLIIASKYLLDYFNAPSLTFFATFLPALLLNFILMPRARSRIGSMFKADWKVVFGICAVGAAASLALNQALSLHDATSVIIISEVFLVLILAGEHLVLKEKEQLWVKLGSIMLAIAGAAMILL